The Spirosoma foliorum genome has a window encoding:
- a CDS encoding helix-turn-helix domain-containing protein gives MRHFNTLGTMRHELGLPPAEHPLLSLERGLTSCPLDGEAFSTDCYGIMFKKLKSGVMLYGRTAYDHTNGSLSFVKPRQRIEFRNLDVEEDSFLLFMHEDYLNGHPLHEQIRHYSYFDYEVSEALHLSPREEQIIWELYTKIETEYYSNPDEYSRHIILSHLDSLLTYSQRFYKRQFINRAELSSKTVSKFNQALWGYFRDGVLQTNGLPTVSQLASQLHVSPRYLSDMLKQETGKTAIELIHIGLVNEAKNRLKQNELSISEIAYTLGFDSPSYFSRVFKKEVGLTPLGFKKGLVQ, from the coding sequence ATGCGCCATTTCAACACCCTTGGTACGATGCGCCATGAACTGGGCCTTCCCCCGGCCGAACATCCCCTACTTTCCCTGGAACGGGGCTTGACAAGCTGTCCGCTGGATGGAGAGGCCTTCAGCACCGATTGTTACGGGATCATGTTCAAAAAACTCAAGTCCGGTGTCATGCTGTATGGGCGCACGGCCTATGACCATACGAACGGTTCGCTATCGTTTGTGAAACCCCGGCAACGGATCGAGTTTCGGAATCTGGACGTGGAAGAAGACAGCTTTCTTTTGTTTATGCATGAGGATTACCTGAACGGTCATCCGCTGCATGAGCAGATCCGACACTACTCGTACTTCGATTACGAAGTGAGCGAAGCGCTGCATCTCTCCCCTCGGGAAGAACAGATCATCTGGGAACTGTATACAAAGATCGAAACCGAGTATTACAGTAATCCCGACGAGTATAGTCGCCACATCATCTTATCCCACCTCGACTCGCTGTTAACCTATTCCCAGCGCTTTTACAAGCGCCAGTTTATCAATCGCGCTGAGCTGTCGAGCAAAACCGTGTCTAAGTTTAATCAAGCGTTGTGGGGCTATTTCAGGGATGGCGTACTACAAACAAACGGATTACCTACAGTAAGCCAGTTGGCCAGTCAGCTTCATGTATCTCCCCGCTACCTGAGCGATATGCTTAAGCAGGAGACGGGAAAAACGGCCATCGAGCTGATTCACATTGGCCTGGTTAACGAAGCGAAAAACCGGCTTAAGCAGAACGAATTGAGTATCTCGGAAATCGCCTATACGCTAGGGTTTGACAGCCCGTCTTATTTTTCAAGGGTCTTTAAAAAAGAAGTTGGCCTCACCCCGCTCGGGTTTAAAAAGGGACTGGTCCAATAG
- a CDS encoding DUF421 domain-containing protein, with translation MFSVILTFLRLSGKKGVSQLSIFEVAIIIGLGSAAGDPMANPDNAIVPALIVFATILLFYRCITWMASRNEKFETLLEGDPVYVIEEGVFVLGSGEPTFAKDEFFAEMRQQNIEHLGQVKTAILETNGNLSFFYYADEDVQPGLPVLPKLYHKKSNSLSQRGQYACTTCGQIEQITGSHHTCPRCQQTEWVQAVQTQRRT, from the coding sequence ATGTTTTCAGTCATTCTAACTTTCTTACGGCTCTCAGGCAAAAAAGGGGTTAGTCAGTTATCAATCTTTGAGGTCGCTATTATTATTGGGCTGGGTTCAGCTGCAGGTGATCCGATGGCCAATCCGGATAATGCTATTGTGCCCGCCCTGATAGTCTTTGCCACTATTCTACTGTTTTATCGGTGTATCACCTGGATGGCCTCCCGAAACGAAAAGTTTGAAACCTTGTTGGAAGGCGATCCGGTCTATGTCATCGAGGAAGGTGTCTTTGTCTTGGGTTCGGGGGAGCCTACATTTGCCAAGGACGAGTTTTTTGCTGAGATGCGGCAACAGAACATTGAGCACCTGGGGCAGGTAAAAACCGCTATTTTGGAGACGAACGGGAATCTGAGTTTTTTTTACTACGCCGATGAAGACGTCCAGCCGGGTTTACCGGTACTGCCCAAACTTTACCACAAAAAAAGCAACTCATTAAGTCAAAGGGGCCAATATGCCTGTACGACTTGCGGCCAGATCGAGCAGATAACAGGAAGTCATCATACGTGTCCGCGCTGTCAGCAAACGGAATGGGTCCAAGCCGTTCAGACCCAGCGCAGAACTTAG
- a CDS encoding M13 family metallopeptidase, protein MSKQLTFLSAVMLMACLMAATPPTGKPGKRLPRLTATDRSPTRPIPKPAAPKKPFIDRQNMNLTVKPGDDFYQYANGEWLKKNPVPASKTSWGSGSILYEKSLDAMKSLLEEAAKSSGKGRLHQMVGDFYASGMDSIAIEQKGFDPIKADLARVEQVKTKAELMNEIAYQRSQGSTMFFSLYVTQDSRIVSKYIVRFVQGGTTLPDRDYYLKNDARSQKIRDAYRDNLAKMFGLIGEESSRAATNADAVLKLELALANAQMTRVDSRDPIKTYNKLTVADFSKQTPGINWREWMPKLGIPEQDTVLVQSLPFYHAVDSLLTATPVEALKAYMQWNLLKNAAPFLSTPFVNQNFAFNKVLSGQKQLTPLWQRRSNLIDGSLGELLGQLYVQKYFKPEAKQRMLVLIDNLEASFKDHINAVDWMTADTKKRALTKLASFKRKIGYPDKWKNYEGVTIRRDDFYANVRATSKWWYTDNISRLGKPVDKTEWLMTPQTVNAYYMPVNNEIAFPAAILQFPFFDAEADDAINYGGIGTVIGHEMTHGFDDQGRQYDADGTLRDWWTKEDAANFTKRADKVKEQFAGFRVLDSLKVNGQLTLGENLADLGGLAIAFDAFKKTNQGQGETKIDRFTPDQRFFLSWAQVWRANVLTESQAQRLLTDPHAPDQFRCNGPLTNFDAWYKAFNVQPAEKMYKAPGQRIKVW, encoded by the coding sequence CCCGGCGACGATTTTTACCAGTATGCCAACGGCGAATGGCTAAAGAAAAACCCCGTACCGGCGTCAAAAACCAGTTGGGGAAGTGGGAGCATCCTGTACGAGAAAAGCCTCGATGCTATGAAATCACTGCTCGAAGAGGCTGCCAAAAGCTCCGGCAAAGGACGATTACACCAGATGGTGGGCGATTTCTACGCCAGTGGCATGGATAGTATAGCGATTGAGCAGAAAGGATTTGATCCCATCAAGGCCGACCTTGCCCGTGTTGAGCAGGTGAAAACCAAAGCCGAACTGATGAACGAAATTGCGTATCAACGTTCCCAGGGAAGCACGATGTTTTTCTCGCTGTATGTGACGCAGGATAGCCGAATCGTCAGTAAGTATATAGTTCGGTTTGTGCAGGGAGGCACCACGCTGCCCGACCGTGATTATTACCTTAAAAACGATGCCCGCAGCCAGAAAATCCGGGATGCCTATCGGGATAACCTGGCCAAAATGTTTGGCCTGATTGGCGAAGAGTCCAGCCGAGCTGCCACCAACGCTGACGCAGTCCTGAAGCTGGAGCTAGCCCTGGCCAACGCACAAATGACCCGCGTAGACTCCCGTGACCCCATCAAAACGTACAACAAACTGACTGTGGCTGATTTCTCGAAGCAAACGCCCGGCATCAACTGGCGCGAATGGATGCCTAAACTGGGTATTCCTGAACAAGACACCGTGCTGGTGCAAAGCCTGCCGTTCTACCATGCTGTGGATAGTTTGCTGACAGCAACCCCGGTAGAGGCCCTCAAAGCGTATATGCAGTGGAACCTGCTTAAAAACGCAGCTCCATTCCTGAGCACTCCGTTTGTGAATCAGAATTTTGCGTTCAACAAGGTGCTGTCGGGTCAGAAACAACTGACACCTCTCTGGCAGCGCAGGAGCAACCTGATCGACGGATCGCTGGGGGAGCTATTGGGGCAACTTTATGTGCAAAAATACTTTAAGCCGGAAGCCAAGCAACGGATGCTGGTGCTGATTGATAATCTTGAGGCCTCGTTCAAAGACCACATCAACGCGGTCGATTGGATGACTGCCGACACCAAAAAACGGGCTCTGACCAAGTTAGCCTCGTTTAAGCGCAAGATTGGCTACCCCGATAAGTGGAAAAATTACGAGGGCGTAACCATCCGGCGCGACGATTTCTACGCCAATGTGCGAGCGACCAGTAAGTGGTGGTACACCGACAATATTAGCCGATTAGGCAAACCCGTTGATAAAACAGAATGGTTAATGACCCCGCAAACGGTAAACGCTTATTATATGCCCGTAAACAATGAAATCGCGTTTCCGGCGGCTATTTTGCAGTTTCCGTTCTTCGATGCGGAGGCCGACGACGCGATCAATTACGGGGGTATTGGCACGGTGATCGGTCACGAAATGACACACGGCTTCGACGACCAGGGCCGCCAATATGATGCTGATGGAACCCTGCGCGACTGGTGGACCAAAGAGGATGCCGCCAATTTTACCAAACGCGCCGATAAAGTAAAAGAGCAGTTCGCTGGCTTCAGGGTACTTGATTCACTCAAGGTAAACGGCCAACTAACGCTGGGCGAAAATCTGGCCGACCTCGGTGGGCTGGCCATTGCCTTCGACGCGTTTAAGAAAACCAACCAAGGCCAGGGTGAAACCAAAATCGACAGGTTCACGCCCGACCAGCGGTTCTTCCTGTCGTGGGCGCAGGTTTGGCGGGCTAACGTGCTGACCGAATCGCAGGCTCAACGGCTATTAACCGATCCGCACGCACCCGATCAGTTTCGCTGCAATGGACCACTTACCAACTTTGATGCTTGGTACAAAGCGTTCAATGTGCAACCGGCTGAGAAAATGTACAAGGCGCCTGGCCAGCGGATCAAGGTCTGGTAA
- a CDS encoding IS3 family transposase, translating into MKRADQKKVWHQTVLNLRENEIAKVSVGSLCRLFGVSRQAFHARKQRAQRSVSHSMLVLDLVTALRRDVSGLGTRKLHLLLAEPLAKSGIKLGRDKLRKILYNHAMVIRQGRQVPQTTNSNHRLQRYPNLLIDRVITAPRQVWVSDITYLYIGLGFGYLSLITDAYSKLIVGYCLHPFLTAEGSLKALDMALSTHLEREEELIHHSDRGSQYCSFDYVRKLKGANILISMTQQGDPYENAIAERVNGILKTDFRLNRVFVTFEEAEKAVHKSIYNYNHLRPHMSCGYLTPVMAHQSEHPLKKHWKPKVYKRSKVVRDQGQLG; encoded by the coding sequence ATTAAACGTGCCGATCAGAAAAAAGTCTGGCACCAAACGGTCCTAAATCTTCGTGAAAACGAGATAGCAAAGGTGAGTGTCGGAAGCCTTTGCCGACTGTTTGGTGTGAGCCGACAAGCGTTTCATGCTAGAAAACAACGCGCTCAGCGATCGGTGAGCCATTCGATGTTAGTACTGGACTTAGTGACTGCGCTCAGACGAGATGTGTCTGGCTTGGGCACCCGGAAATTACATCTTCTGCTGGCAGAGCCATTAGCTAAAAGTGGTATCAAATTAGGGCGTGACAAGCTGCGCAAGATCTTGTACAATCATGCTATGGTTATCCGTCAGGGTCGACAGGTACCCCAGACAACTAATTCCAATCACCGTTTACAGCGATATCCTAATCTGCTTATTGATAGGGTGATAACAGCTCCCAGGCAGGTTTGGGTTAGTGATATAACTTACTTGTATATTGGGTTGGGATTTGGCTACCTATCGTTAATAACGGACGCTTATTCAAAGCTGATTGTGGGTTACTGTCTTCACCCATTCTTGACGGCGGAAGGCAGTCTAAAGGCCCTGGATATGGCCTTATCAACCCATTTGGAAAGGGAAGAAGAACTGATCCATCATTCTGATCGAGGCAGCCAATATTGTAGTTTTGACTACGTCCGCAAGTTGAAAGGGGCCAACATTTTGATTAGTATGACGCAGCAAGGCGACCCTTATGAAAACGCTATCGCTGAACGGGTGAATGGAATTCTAAAGACGGATTTCCGGCTGAACCGAGTGTTCGTTACTTTTGAGGAGGCAGAGAAAGCGGTTCATAAAAGTATTTATAATTACAACCATCTGCGGCCCCACATGAGCTGTGGATACCTGACTCCAGTGATGGCTCATCAGAGCGAGCACCCGCTGAAAAAGCATTGGAAACCGAAGGTATATAAACGGTCAAAAGTTGTCCGGGACCAAGGCCAATTGGGGTAA
- a CDS encoding carcinine hydrolase/isopenicillin-N N-acyltransferase family protein gives MKKTGWLAIGFLLLIKTGYACTIVSAAMKGEVFAAANEDYDNPFSKVWFNPPAKGRYGTICFGFPDLQSQAAINEYGLFFDFTAIGLNPAQYSLKKPYYGSLFLDILGQCRNVSEALEFLQTHDYPFSSQALLADAEGNSVIINAGSKVKRTGHYQISTNFNVCQLATKQYSCGRYDIADQMLNHAKSLSMPFFRQLLSLTHQEGGDPTQYSMICDLKRGIVSVYLYHNYEQAYQIDIKRELQKGYRVENLADHFSPSFAYQSWAKRHPEYGREMLLSEVAKQGLDQTLTYYQGLTANPAIKDSVNTMLMDAGMVFLRRSYGQYSTGNWWLYLYQFPQSYAIWHATDANIQAASRLFSSVVEQGCPKGLEAVTYELFAYTNLVQNKVALARQYYEKSLAIAPPR, from the coding sequence ATGAAAAAGACAGGATGGTTGGCCATTGGCTTTTTGCTACTTATCAAAACGGGGTATGCCTGCACAATTGTGTCGGCAGCCATGAAAGGCGAGGTATTTGCGGCCGCCAACGAGGATTATGACAATCCGTTTTCTAAAGTGTGGTTCAATCCTCCGGCTAAAGGGCGATATGGCACGATTTGCTTTGGATTCCCAGATTTACAGTCGCAGGCAGCGATCAATGAGTACGGTTTATTTTTTGACTTTACGGCCATCGGCCTCAACCCAGCTCAGTATTCTTTAAAAAAACCGTATTATGGTAGTCTGTTTCTGGATATTCTGGGTCAGTGCCGTAATGTATCAGAAGCACTTGAGTTCCTCCAGACCCATGACTATCCTTTCTCTTCTCAAGCCTTACTGGCTGACGCAGAAGGGAACTCCGTGATCATTAATGCAGGCTCAAAAGTAAAAAGAACGGGTCACTATCAAATTAGCACCAACTTTAATGTTTGTCAGTTGGCCACCAAACAGTATAGCTGCGGTCGCTATGACATAGCCGACCAAATGCTCAACCACGCGAAGTCGCTTTCCATGCCATTTTTTCGCCAGCTATTGAGCCTCACTCATCAGGAAGGGGGCGACCCAACCCAGTACTCAATGATTTGTGATTTAAAACGGGGCATTGTCTCTGTGTACCTGTATCATAATTACGAACAGGCTTACCAGATTGACATCAAGAGAGAATTGCAAAAAGGCTACCGGGTAGAGAACCTAGCGGACCATTTTTCCCCTTCCTTTGCTTATCAATCATGGGCTAAACGACATCCTGAATACGGACGGGAAATGTTGTTGAGCGAAGTCGCTAAACAAGGACTGGATCAGACGCTCACCTACTACCAGGGGTTGACAGCTAACCCAGCCATTAAAGACAGCGTAAACACGATGCTGATGGATGCGGGTATGGTTTTTCTCCGACGGTCTTACGGTCAATATTCGACAGGAAACTGGTGGCTATACCTGTACCAATTCCCTCAGAGCTACGCGATTTGGCATGCAACGGATGCCAATATCCAGGCCGCTTCCCGCTTATTTAGTTCGGTCGTTGAGCAAGGTTGTCCAAAAGGTCTCGAAGCGGTTACCTACGAGCTGTTTGCCTATACCAACCTGGTTCAAAACAAAGTAGCGTTGGCCCGGCAATATTACGAGAAGTCGTTGGCCATAGCCCCCCCCCGATAG
- a CDS encoding HD domain-containing protein translates to MHYLDAVYGPVLIDEPVLLDLINSSAVQRLHHILQHGITGFLGLTQPITRFQHSVGVMLLTRRLGASLPEQIAALLHDVSHTAFSHVIDHVFPGQPYHERMKAAYLAQSDIPPILARYDYTWQDFLDEAAYPILEQPAPALCADRLDYFFRDGMALGLLTTEDVAQAMAHLIIADHQIGVDALNTAQWLAYTYMKTDELSWSNVQAIGLYELMAELIQTGLRVSAINESDVWLTDQAFWDKLASCPDQLLQAQLAQLRSPIYFIESKTHPWRELRPKIRTINPTVWVKGKDIRLSDLDADFAQDLAAYRKRRQGVLSLTIAS, encoded by the coding sequence ATGCACTACCTCGATGCGGTTTATGGACCGGTTTTAATTGACGAGCCCGTCCTACTCGATTTGATCAACTCCAGCGCGGTTCAACGCCTTCACCATATTTTGCAACACGGCATTACGGGCTTTCTGGGCCTGACCCAACCAATCACCCGCTTTCAGCACTCGGTGGGGGTCATGCTGTTGACGCGTCGGCTTGGCGCTAGCCTACCCGAGCAAATTGCGGCTTTACTGCATGACGTCAGTCATACAGCTTTTTCCCACGTCATCGATCATGTGTTTCCAGGCCAGCCTTACCACGAACGGATGAAAGCGGCTTACCTGGCGCAATCCGACATTCCACCCATCTTAGCCAGGTATGACTATACCTGGCAGGATTTCCTGGACGAGGCCGCTTACCCCATTCTGGAGCAACCTGCCCCGGCACTGTGTGCTGACCGGCTGGACTACTTTTTTCGCGATGGGATGGCCCTGGGTTTGCTGACCACCGAGGACGTGGCTCAGGCAATGGCTCATTTGATCATAGCTGATCATCAGATCGGTGTGGATGCGCTCAACACCGCTCAATGGCTGGCCTATACGTATATGAAAACCGATGAACTAAGTTGGTCGAATGTTCAGGCCATTGGTTTGTATGAGTTGATGGCTGAACTGATTCAAACCGGCTTACGGGTATCGGCCATTAATGAATCGGATGTATGGCTGACCGATCAGGCGTTCTGGGACAAGCTGGCGAGTTGCCCGGATCAGTTGTTGCAGGCTCAACTGGCTCAACTCAGGAGCCCCATTTATTTTATCGAATCGAAAACCCATCCCTGGCGCGAATTAAGGCCCAAAATCCGTACGATAAACCCGACGGTATGGGTCAAGGGGAAAGACATTCGGCTATCCGATCTGGATGCTGACTTTGCTCAAGATTTAGCCGCTTACCGAAAGCGAAGGCAAGGCGTTCTATCGCTAACCATAGCGTCTTGA
- a CDS encoding SDR family NAD(P)-dependent oxidoreductase: MSKTILITGASRGFGHLWTKAFLQQGYQVAATARNLTSLDELKAEFGAQLLPLQLDVTDRQAAIRTVQQAHQQFGRIDVLINNAGYGLFGSVEETSEQQARQLMDTNFFGLLWLTQAVLPIMREQGAGHIIQVSSVLGLITWPNVGLYNASKFAVEGLSETLASEVNIFGVHVSLVEPAPYATDYAGSSAVITQPIPAYDALKASLQAQYADLSMGQPEATTAAILQLIESQQPPLRLLMGELAYPLVKQGYNNRFAEWDAWDDVARAAHRL, encoded by the coding sequence ATGAGTAAAACGATTTTGATTACTGGGGCCTCCAGGGGGTTTGGCCATTTGTGGACCAAAGCTTTTCTGCAACAAGGCTATCAGGTGGCGGCTACCGCCCGAAATCTCACTAGCCTGGATGAATTGAAAGCCGAGTTTGGGGCCCAGCTGTTACCCCTTCAACTGGATGTGACCGACCGGCAGGCGGCTATCCGGACCGTACAGCAAGCCCACCAGCAGTTTGGCCGTATTGATGTGCTGATCAACAACGCAGGCTATGGCCTCTTTGGCAGCGTGGAAGAAACCAGTGAGCAACAGGCGCGCCAGCTGATGGACACCAATTTTTTTGGCCTACTCTGGCTGACCCAGGCCGTCCTGCCGATCATGCGCGAGCAAGGCGCGGGCCACATTATCCAGGTATCGAGCGTGCTGGGCCTGATTACCTGGCCGAATGTGGGCCTCTATAATGCCTCCAAGTTTGCTGTAGAAGGCTTAAGTGAAACGCTGGCCTCGGAAGTCAACATCTTCGGTGTTCATGTCAGCCTGGTGGAGCCCGCTCCTTATGCCACCGACTATGCAGGCTCCTCAGCTGTAATTACCCAACCGATACCCGCTTATGATGCTTTGAAAGCGAGTTTGCAGGCCCAATATGCCGACCTCTCGATGGGCCAGCCCGAAGCCACCACCGCTGCGATCCTCCAATTGATCGAAAGCCAACAGCCACCGCTGCGACTGCTGATGGGCGAACTGGCCTATCCCCTGGTGAAACAAGGCTATAACAATCGGTTTGCCGAGTGGGACGCCTGGGACGATGTTGCCCGGGCGGCTCATCGACTTTAA
- a CDS encoding S41 family peptidase produces MVHAGGHWSHLGEGIVGYFIDPDGKLSSWSCQQGASLINQITIVNVPRPYRLRQVNPKVAVLTNRSTASSGNAISIAFKGRSQTRSFGSATCGLSTANIGITLRDGPS; encoded by the coding sequence GTGGTCCATGCTGGCGGGCATTGGTCCCATCTGGGTGAAGGGATAGTGGGGTATTTTATCGATCCTGACGGCAAACTGAGCAGCTGGTCCTGCCAGCAGGGCGCTTCGCTGATTAATCAAATAACGATCGTTAACGTACCTCGCCCATACCGACTTCGTCAAGTGAATCCCAAAGTGGCCGTGCTTACCAACCGTTCAACGGCTAGTTCAGGAAATGCCATTTCCATCGCCTTCAAGGGCCGTAGCCAAACGCGCAGTTTTGGTAGTGCAACCTGTGGGCTTTCGACCGCTAATATTGGGATTACGCTCAGGGATGGGCCCAGTTAA
- a CDS encoding DUF885 family protein, translating into MIINYFTYLFISLSVVAFGFKPPKQKTTATTNKAFAGLEDRLLDAYWKQHPSDGIFVGYGKYYDKLIIPGNASVASDIVFAKRWLDSLNKVNVSRLSNNNKISLNIIKNQLQSDIWYLSVFRRQEWDASLYNISAECDYILNQPYAPLEKRLAILTNHLQHVDDYYKAATHMLHKPTKEHIELTIRQNQGGAHSFWSCVKRLHKHFPFRSSG; encoded by the coding sequence ATGATCATTAACTATTTTACCTATCTATTTATATCCCTATCTGTAGTTGCATTTGGTTTTAAACCACCAAAACAGAAAACTACTGCAACCACGAATAAAGCATTTGCAGGTTTAGAAGATCGTCTTTTAGATGCTTACTGGAAACAACATCCTTCAGATGGCATATTTGTCGGCTATGGCAAATATTATGATAAATTAATCATACCCGGCAACGCGTCAGTTGCCAGCGACATTGTATTCGCTAAACGTTGGCTTGATTCCTTAAATAAAGTAAATGTTTCGAGACTTAGTAACAACAATAAGATAAGCCTGAATATTATTAAAAATCAATTACAAAGTGATATCTGGTACCTGTCTGTTTTCAGGCGGCAGGAATGGGATGCATCCTTGTACAATATCAGTGCTGAGTGCGACTACATTCTTAATCAGCCCTATGCCCCGCTAGAAAAAAGGCTTGCCATTCTTACTAATCATTTACAACATGTGGATGACTATTACAAAGCGGCTACTCATATGCTTCATAAGCCAACAAAAGAACATATTGAACTGACAATTAGGCAAAATCAGGGGGGGGCTCACTCTTTTTGGAGCTGCGTTAAGCGACTCCATAAGCATTTCCCATTTAGGAGCAGCGGATAA
- a CDS encoding DUF885 family protein: protein MSHLGAADKVRLQKNVEKTIKAINTYVVGLKAIVADRNYVFRSFRIGKDLYATKFKFDLTTNFTPVEIYEKALTDKKMYQQKMTILANGLWQKYYGSRPKPAEDKQLMKLVLDKVEVQHAAPSVFFDSLTNQVYKLKKFILEKKLFDLDTAATPIIVRLMPEYARGRVAASAEFVPPYQKQGATYFNIDDLTRYSPEKADGLLRELNNYGSQILSIHEAVPGHCVQGIYNKKNSPDVVRSVFQNGAMIEGWAVYAEDMMLENGWGGGAPELELAFYKWKLKVLSNVLIDYEIQCLNASKESIVNFLTKECFQSNAQAEEKYRRATVSQVQLCSYYTGASAIHILRDDYKRKLGNRYNLKDFHEMFLSFGSSPVKYIRERMMQ from the coding sequence ATTTCCCATTTAGGAGCAGCGGATAAAGTTCGTTTACAGAAAAATGTAGAAAAAACAATTAAGGCAATCAATACATATGTAGTCGGTTTGAAAGCTATAGTTGCGGACAGAAACTACGTCTTTAGAAGTTTTAGAATTGGTAAAGATTTATATGCGACAAAATTTAAGTTTGACCTTACTACAAATTTTACGCCTGTAGAAATATATGAGAAGGCGTTGACAGACAAAAAAATGTATCAGCAAAAAATGACTATTCTCGCTAATGGTTTGTGGCAAAAATATTACGGCAGCCGGCCGAAGCCCGCTGAAGACAAGCAGTTAATGAAACTGGTATTGGATAAAGTAGAGGTACAACATGCGGCTCCCAGCGTTTTTTTTGACTCGCTTACGAATCAAGTTTACAAACTGAAAAAATTTATTCTTGAAAAAAAGTTATTCGATCTCGATACAGCAGCAACGCCAATAATAGTAAGACTCATGCCGGAATATGCTCGGGGTCGTGTTGCTGCCAGCGCGGAGTTTGTTCCCCCTTATCAAAAACAGGGGGCTACTTATTTCAACATTGATGATCTCACCAGGTATTCACCTGAAAAAGCAGATGGCTTGTTAAGAGAACTTAACAATTATGGTTCTCAGATATTGTCTATACACGAAGCCGTACCCGGACACTGTGTTCAGGGCATTTATAATAAGAAGAATTCACCGGATGTTGTCCGGTCAGTTTTTCAAAATGGCGCTATGATAGAAGGATGGGCTGTGTATGCAGAAGATATGATGCTGGAAAATGGATGGGGTGGCGGTGCGCCAGAACTGGAATTAGCCTTCTATAAATGGAAGCTTAAAGTACTTTCCAATGTTTTAATTGACTACGAAATTCAATGTCTAAATGCATCAAAGGAGTCCATTGTGAATTTTTTAACAAAAGAGTGCTTTCAGTCGAATGCACAGGCAGAAGAAAAATACCGCAGAGCAACCGTCTCCCAAGTACAGCTTTGTTCATATTATACCGGTGCTTCGGCCATTCATATACTTCGTGATGATTACAAAAGAAAATTGGGTAATCGATATAATTTAAAAGACTTTCATGAAATGTTTCTGAGTTTTGGCAGCTCACCCGTTAAATACATACGGGAGCGGATGATGCAGTAA